Within the Desulforhopalus sp. genome, the region GACCACACTCATGAGTTTGCCTACCAGATCATCCGCCAGCACGGTTGTGGGCTGGGCGAGATGCTCAGCGTCGAAGAGGGGCGCGCCGTCGTCTTTGCCCGGCTGGTGAGTCTTGCCAAAGGCTATTCCGCGGTGCGCATCGAGCTTTTGCAGGCCCTCTGCAATCTTCTGAACCAAGGGGTTATCCCGGTCATACCCTCCTTGGGTTCAGTTGGCGCCTCCGGTGATCTGACACCACTTTCCTATCTGGCCTCGGTGCTGGCGGGTGAGCGCGAGGCCTATTTTGAGGGTGGTATTTGCCCGGCGGCAGAGGCCCTGCAAAAAGCCGGGTTAAAAGCGCATCAATTCGTGCCGAAGGAGTCCCTGGCCATCATGAACGGTACGGCCGTCATGACCGCCCTTGGCGCCATTGTTGCGGCCCGTTTCTCCAAAACTCTCCAGGCTTGCGAAGGGGCTACGGCCCTGTGTGCCGAAGTGCTGTACGGCCGCTCGCAGGCCTTTACCGCCCTTGCCCATAGCCTCAAGCACCATCCCGGTCAAATCGCCGCGGCAGCGGCCATGCGGGCCGCCTTTGCCGGAAGCCGGATGGTCGATCAAGGCAAAGCGGATGGGCGGATGGTGCAGGACCCGTATTCCATTCGCTGCGCCCCCCATGTCATTGGCGCGGCGCGCGACTCCCTGACCTGGGTGCGGCAGGTGCTGGGCCGGGAACTGAACAGCGTCAACGACAACCCAATCGTCGACCCGGAAAAAGGGGAGATGCTCTTCGCCGGCAATTTTTACGGCGGCCACGTGGCGCTGACCATGGATCTGGTGAAGATCGCCGCCGCCTCCGTTGCCGATCTGATGGACCGGCAATATGCCCTGCTGGTCGACGCGCGTCTCAACGTCGGTTTGCCGGAAACCCTTGTCGGTTATGAGGGGTGTGGCGTCAAAGCCCTGCAGTTGACGAGCAGCGCCTTGACGGCGATGGCGGTGCAGCGCGCCAACCCGGACACCCTGCTGTCGCGGCCCACCGAGGCGGGGAATCAGGACAAAGTGAGCATGGGCCAGAACGCCGCCCTGAACGCCTTGGAAGTCATGAAACTCTTTCAAGGGGTGGTGGCGTCCTTATTGGTAGCCCTTTCCAATGCGGCGGCCTTGCGCGACGAGGAGAAGTTTTCCGATAGCGGCAGGGAGCTATTAAAGCGCATCCGCTCCTTTTCCCCGGTCCTTGGCTCTGACCGGCGTCTGGATCACGATTTGCGGGGTTTGACGGAGGCAATCAATTCGGGGGAGCTCCTCGGAGCCGGGCAGGCGGAGATTTGACCATCCCGGCCGGGTACACTTTTTGTAGGTTGTGCCCGGCCGGTCAAGAGTTTTAAGCGGTTACGTCCTTAGCAGTCCTCGCCAAAATCGGCCTTGAATGCCTCTACCACCTTGGCGCCCCAATTGCCTCCCAGGGGTTCGAGGCGGCCGAAGAAGAAGCGCATTACCGGTGGTTCCTGGACAAACTTCAGCCCGCCGATCAGTTCCTTATGTTTATGCAGCCAGGCAACGCGGTCGGCCACATACTCGATATGGCCGAGGGTAAAGGCGCGCCGCGGTACGGCAAGGCGAACGAGTTCCATTCTGGCGGTGATCTCATTGCCGTCCCTGTCCCGGTCTTCGGACATCGTCCCCCTCTCAACCCCGCGTGCTCCGGAGATAAGATACAGTGCCGCATTGAGGGCCTCTGCCGGATACTGCAGGGGCGGGATGTGCGGCAGGATGGCCTTGGCATCGATATGGCAGGCCAATCCGCCCGGCGGGGTAACGACGGGCACACCGTACTGTTGTAAGCGTTCGACAAAAAACTTGATGAATTCCGGGCTGCTCCCGGCCACTTCCGTCTGAGTCATCTCTTCAAGGCCCACCGCCATGGCCTCAATTTCCTTGGTGGACATGCCGCCATAGGTGGAGAAGCCTTCGTAAACCGGCAGCCAGTTCATCAGGTGATCGAATTGTTCTTTAATGTTGGTGGCAATCAGCCCACCGCGGGCTCCGCCGCTTTTTCGGCCGGACATATAATAAATATCCACATAGCTCATCATCTCGTTGAGGATGTCTTGGATCGATTTATGGCGATACCCCTCCTCGCGTTGCTTGATAAAATAGGCATTCTCGCCAATGAGGCTGCCGTCCAGGATGAGGAGGATGCCATTGTCCCTGGCAACCTTATTGACCTCCCGCAGATTGGCCATGGAGAAGGGCTGGCCACCGATGAGGTTGGTCGTTGCCTCCATCCGGATAAAGGCTATTCGGTCCGGACCATATTCTTTCACGGCATTTTTCAGTTTGGTGATATCAATGTTGCCTTTAAAGGGTTCGTTGCCGGCGGGGATGAGCGCACTGTCGCTCACCAGATCGAAAATCTGCGAGCCAAGAATCTCCACATGGACCCGTGTCGATGGGAAGTGGTAATTATTCAGTACTACCTGGCCCGGTTTCAGCAAAACCTTGACAAGCAGATGTTCTGCCGCCCGTCCCTGGTGCACCGGCAAGGTGTAGTTGAAGCCAAAAACCTTTTTAACGGAACGTTCCAGCTTGTAAAAGCTCTCGGAACCGGCATAAGCATCGTCGGCGACCATCATGGCGGCGAGCTGGTTGTCGCTCATGGCATTGGTCCCGCTATCGGTCAGCATATCGAGGAAAACTTCTCTGGAGGGGAGAAGAAAGGTGTTATAGCCGACCGCCTGCAGGCATTGCAGCCGTTCAGCAGCTGGAAGAAGATTGATTTTTTGAACAATTTTTACCCGATGCATCTCCATGGGTATTTGCCGGCCATCTGCGAGTGAGATAATCATAAACCCCTCCGTTTGATTTGGATTTTGTTGTTCAATTGAGAACAACTGTTTTGCAGACCTGTTTCGATGAAAATCGTAACGTTCACGTTGAATTACTAGCTTCTGGATGAAAAAGTCAATAGAGCTTTTTGAGAAATGCATCTTGTGTCGCAGGGCCATTCGTTTCGTTTGAGTAGACAAGCTGCGCAAACTCATCGAGATGTCTTCGCGATATGGCTGCCTTGCGTTGGTGAAACGATTTGGCTGTGTTGAAGAGATATGCAGAATCTGTTTTTGCCGCGCATTTATGCTAGCCCGGCCCAATAGAGTAGAGCAATGAGTCCGACTGCAACCAGCACGGCGATCGCGGTTTTCAGGCCATCGGCCAGGGTAAAAGGTGCTTGTTCGGGAGGGGTATACGGGTTTCTCGGCGGCCATCCGAACATCGCCTTGCCGAGGACATCGTTGGTATAGTGCAGCTGGCAGGATCGACAGGCGTATTCCATATACCATTGCGGCGAATCGTCGGGTACCTCCCAGAGCTTCTCTCTGGTATCCATAACCTCGCCGCATTCGGGGCAGCGGGGCGGCAAGTAACCATTGAGGAGGCGGAGATGGTAGCGTTCAAGCAACAGGCCGAGCAGCATGACCAGCAGACCGCCACCCGCCTGGTACCATGATCCCTCGCCAGCGCACTTGAAGGTGGTGAACATGCCGAGGGCGACACCAAGCAGGGCAATCGCCCTGATCAGCATCCACAGCATGCGGTGGATGAATGGATGGAGACTTTCTTTCTTGGCCATTAAAGCTGAGTTGAGCAGCTTGCCTGCTCAAATGAAACTTATGCTCTTGCGGTATAAGACAGTATAATCTGGTATCTGTGCCGGCTTTTAGAAGATGGTTATGGTAGTAATCTATGACAAGGTGTTCGCAGCAACCTAAAAGTGCCTTTAAGCATTTAAGTCTCAGATTCCTGACATGAATTTAGCTTCGGCAGATTCAAATTGCAAGAGTGCCACGTTAAGCATGGCAAAAAACTTCATGGTGAATTTAGTTGCCAAGGACAATTGCCGAATCGTATTTGAATAAGGCCAGTGGCTGGTGATAGCACAGAGAGGCAGAGACAAACCCCAGCCCCGGCACGGGGCGTCACAGCGCCCTGACCGCATCTCCATGGAGGAGCCGCATGCCCAAGAAAAACCCTCGAAAAAAGAAAAATATTCCGATTCCACTACCTTGGCTTATCTGCTCCTGGCTGGGCGCTCTCCTCCTCGGCGTCGGCCTGTTTTTCTTTATCCTGAAAAAATCAGGCGTATCCTTCCCCATCGCCGCCGGGCAGAGCACCGATCCCTTCTTCTTTGCCTTTCTCGCCGGCGTTCTGGCGCCACTTTTCCTGCAGGTCTTTGTCATCATGATCATGCGGGGCATGGTGCACAAACGTAGCGCTGCCGAGATAGCCAAGGAGGTGGCCGTAACCGGCGCCGGGATGGTTGCCAGCACGCTGCTCGACGCACTCTCCAGCAGCAATGGTTCGAAAGACAACCGGTCCTCCTCGGGAGGTGGGGATAAGGGCGGTGGCGGGAGTTTTGGCGGCGGCGGTGCCTCCGGAGGCTACTGAGCGGCAGGGACGAAAAGACTGCCGGAAAACCCCAAAGCGGCCATGCACCGGCGGGGAATTTGAACGTGTCCACCATTCGCTTTACACCTGCAAAAATCATCTCAGGCATGTAGCCGGAAATTCTTCTCACCGAAGTGACCATTCTCCCAACTTGGGCAACGCCCCGGAAATCTTGTGTATCCGATGGCCATTCTTATAGTGGCAAGAAGAGGAGAATTTCCTCTCTGCAATGTTGCACTTTCGCAAGACTTGATCTGTCGTTCAACAAGTGGAGCATGCCATGAATGTAACCTTTATCAAGCCTGAGGAGGCCCTTCTGAAGATTAAAGATGGGGCCTTGCTCATTCACACCCTTCCGGCGGAGCATTTTGCCAAAATACATCTTCCAGGGGCCGTCAATGCCTGTGTCTATCAGGTCACCTTTCTTGATGATATGAAATCCCTCTGCGCAGATACGGACAAGACCATTGTCCTCTACGGCTCCAGCAAACACTCTCTCGATGCGGTGACTGCGGCGGAAAAGCTCCAGAGGAGCGGATACCGGCAGGTTTTCGTTTTGGATGGGGGTATTGTTGCCTGGCGCGGGGCAGGTTTGCCGGTGGAAGGCGACGCAGCCCTGGGGGACGTTGATCCTACAAGCCGACTGCCACCCTTAAACGGAGAATATCAAGTAGATACCGCAGCCAGCATCGTGGCATGGTCCGGTCGCAACCAGAATAATAAGCACTTCGGCACACTTCCGCTGAAAAGCGGGCGCCTTGTCGTGCACGGACGTTCTCTTACCGGGGAACTGGTTGTTGATATGGACGCCATGGAAAACATCAATCTGGCCGGTGATGAACTTCAGCCGATTCTTCTCGCCCACCTGAAATCCGATGACTTTTTCTTCACCAAGGTATTTCCAACGGCGACCTTTATCATTGATCAAGGAGAGCTTGCCGAAATTCCCTACAGGACAACTGCCAACTGTCTGCTCAAAGGTTCGCTCAGTCTGCGCGGTGTGACGAAAGATTTTGATTTTCCGGCAATATTTGCAGTATGGGAGAACGGCAGCCTGGGAGTGGAAGCTCATTTTGATCTCGACCGCACCGAGTGGGGTGTCATTTATGGCTCCAGCCGCTTCTTTGAGCATCTTGGCATGCACGCGGTCTTTGACCAGATAAGCATCGAACTGCGCCTTGTTCTGCAGGGGATATAGGCAGGGATAGTCTTAGGTTGTGGGGAGGGATTGTCTGCTGGAGGGTCAGTTGCCGCGCAGTTCAACGGTCAACTGGAGCGCATTGCTAACCATTTTATTTTCTTTCACTGGCCTTTTTATAGACCAGATTTTTGTCTCTTTTCCCGATTGCAATTACCAAAACAAAAATTTCTTCGTCGATTACTTCATAAACAAGACGGTAACCACTGGCTCTGAGTTTAATTTTGTAATGGTTTTCAAAACCTGAAAGCTGGCAACTGGGCACATGTGGAGATTCAAGACGTTCTTTTAACTTTTTCTTGAGTTGAATCTGAATAGTATTGTCGAGCTTTTTCCATTCCTTAAGGGCTGTGGGGAGAAACTTTAATTTATAGCTCATCTAACGTTACTTCAACGGCTGAAATTTTTTCATACTGCCGTTCTTTAACAATGACTCCGAGTTGGTAGTTTTCAATTTTTTCGAGTAACGCTTCGTATGTCGCTGCGGGGATGAGATATGCTGTTGGTCTATTATGATTAAGAATGGCAATAGGCTCACCGCCTGACTGTTCAATAAGGGCAGAAGGGTTTTTCTTTAGTTCCGAAATGCTCACTGAGCAATTCGCTAATACAGATTCCATAATCACACCTGTAATTTTTTTATTTAGGTCAAAAATATATACTTATTATAGGTCTTATTATTATAACCTGCAAGTTGTATATTGGTGGTTAACGCCTTGGGTGACCTGCCGCGCCGATGACCTTCCTGAGGTAATTGGGGCAGGTCCTATCGTTGGATACAACCCACCAGTTTGAGCGCTACACAAACATTGTGAACCGCTTGGAGGTTTCCTGCAATGACCTCTTACTTATGCATTCAAACAGAGCAAAAGTGAAAATCCGTGCATCACGAAGATTAAATTTACTCTGACCCCATATTCCTGCGTGTGACCCCGTGACCCCGTGTGACCACGCGTATTCCCGCTCTCTATTAATATGCTACCAATTCTTGCCAATCATTTCGCTATAAAATTGTTCTTTAGATATACCTTTTTTCTTTGGATTCTCCAACATTGCAAGCGGATACCATTTCCCTTCAATCCTGCAAGCATGGGAAGATTCAGTCTTTATAACAGCCTTACTATACTCGTAAGATATGACCCTGTATTCTCTACAGGGGTATTTATTCAAATATTTATAGGTATTAATGGGAATAACACCTAAAATATTTTCTCCTTCCCAAGTAACTGAATTTTCTATCCCGTTCTTACCCCTCTCAAGAGTATCGCCAACAAGTTTAAGTGCCATCGATCTTCTTTCATCTTTAGATAATTTAGGTTTTTTCTCATGTAAGGTGGTTTGTTTTTTCATTAACGCGATAGGATTATCAGTGTTAATAGCTTTTTTGTGGTCTGTCCCCTTTTCTATATTTGGATTTGTTGCTGAATTGGCGACTGAAGTTTCTGATTTTTCTTCTGTGTTCTTATTATCAAAACTCTTGGAATTATTTTGACTATCCTTTTGTTCTAAATCAGAAGATCTGTCCTCTTTTCTAGTGTCACTAAGTACATGAAAATCATACACTAGCCATTCACTTTTAGTAAATTCATCTTTTCCTTTTCTAAATGTTACTTTTATTCTGTCATTAATAGTTGCATCTTTCTCATTTTGAATAATTCCTTCC harbors:
- a CDS encoding aromatic amino acid ammonia-lyase, which translates into the protein MNSEKQPDASGWQEKIVVGDADMALEDLLAVAFEGRHVQLSDNRQWREKLQEGRAIIERSLSSGHRIYGVSTGVGYNSGHTIDADHTHEFAYQIIRQHGCGLGEMLSVEEGRAVVFARLVSLAKGYSAVRIELLQALCNLLNQGVIPVIPSLGSVGASGDLTPLSYLASVLAGEREAYFEGGICPAAEALQKAGLKAHQFVPKESLAIMNGTAVMTALGAIVAARFSKTLQACEGATALCAEVLYGRSQAFTALAHSLKHHPGQIAAAAAMRAAFAGSRMVDQGKADGRMVQDPYSIRCAPHVIGAARDSLTWVRQVLGRELNSVNDNPIVDPEKGEMLFAGNFYGGHVALTMDLVKIAAASVADLMDRQYALLVDARLNVGLPETLVGYEGCGVKALQLTSSALTAMAVQRANPDTLLSRPTEAGNQDKVSMGQNAALNALEVMKLFQGVVASLLVALSNAAALRDEEKFSDSGRELLKRIRSFSPVLGSDRRLDHDLRGLTEAINSGELLGAGQAEI
- a CDS encoding tryptophanase, whose amino-acid sequence is MIISLADGRQIPMEMHRVKIVQKINLLPAAERLQCLQAVGYNTFLLPSREVFLDMLTDSGTNAMSDNQLAAMMVADDAYAGSESFYKLERSVKKVFGFNYTLPVHQGRAAEHLLVKVLLKPGQVVLNNYHFPSTRVHVEILGSQIFDLVSDSALIPAGNEPFKGNIDITKLKNAVKEYGPDRIAFIRMEATTNLIGGQPFSMANLREVNKVARDNGILLILDGSLIGENAYFIKQREEGYRHKSIQDILNEMMSYVDIYYMSGRKSGGARGGLIATNIKEQFDHLMNWLPVYEGFSTYGGMSTKEIEAMAVGLEEMTQTEVAGSSPEFIKFFVERLQQYGVPVVTPPGGLACHIDAKAILPHIPPLQYPAEALNAALYLISGARGVERGTMSEDRDRDGNEITARMELVRLAVPRRAFTLGHIEYVADRVAWLHKHKELIGGLKFVQEPPVMRFFFGRLEPLGGNWGAKVVEAFKADFGEDC
- a CDS encoding YceI family protein, whose protein sequence is MNVTFIKPEEALLKIKDGALLIHTLPAEHFAKIHLPGAVNACVYQVTFLDDMKSLCADTDKTIVLYGSSKHSLDAVTAAEKLQRSGYRQVFVLDGGIVAWRGAGLPVEGDAALGDVDPTSRLPPLNGEYQVDTAASIVAWSGRNQNNKHFGTLPLKSGRLVVHGRSLTGELVVDMDAMENINLAGDELQPILLAHLKSDDFFFTKVFPTATFIIDQGELAEIPYRTTANCLLKGSLSLRGVTKDFDFPAIFAVWENGSLGVEAHFDLDRTEWGVIYGSSRFFEHLGMHAVFDQISIELRLVLQGI
- a CDS encoding type II toxin-antitoxin system RelE/ParE family toxin — its product is MSYKLKFLPTALKEWKKLDNTIQIQLKKKLKERLESPHVPSCQLSGFENHYKIKLRASGYRLVYEVIDEEIFVLVIAIGKRDKNLVYKKASERK
- a CDS encoding type II toxin-antitoxin system prevent-host-death family antitoxin, with product MESVLANCSVSISELKKNPSALIEQSGGEPIAILNHNRPTAYLIPAATYEALLEKIENYQLGVIVKERQYEKISAVEVTLDEL